One genomic region from uncultured Subdoligranulum sp. encodes:
- a CDS encoding folylpolyglutamate synthase/dihydrofolate synthase family protein codes for MTTQQAMEALHALPRLGSGKPGLERMRNLLAHLGNPEEQLQCVHIAGTNGKGSLAAMTAAILTAAGYKTGLTISPYVVDFRERFQIDGEMIPPRTLASLTQKVLDAIAAIHEEGGEAPVQFEAITALALLWFAREKCDLVVLETGLGGRYDATNVVPHTLVAAITKIGYDHMELLGDTLDKIAAEKAGIIKEGCAVVCYPDQPAEAMGPILTAAAEAHTSIITPELEDIRQLPGKSLENRIDYGGYQAALGFPGAHQANHAAMAVEIALALWREYGYEISDDAIMQGLEAARMPARIEVLRRHPLLLLDGCHNPDGTRALAQTLQKAKYDENLVGVLGMLADKDYKQMLEILAPCFAKVYTVTPDCPRALTGEDLQKEARFHMDAEAAGTVPEALRKAVRYAEDNNLAGVVVCGSLYLAAEARPWLLKEAEK; via the coding sequence ATGACGACCCAACAAGCAATGGAAGCCCTGCATGCACTGCCCCGGCTGGGCAGCGGCAAACCCGGACTGGAGCGGATGCGGAATCTGCTGGCACACCTGGGCAACCCCGAGGAGCAGCTGCAGTGCGTGCATATTGCCGGCACCAACGGCAAGGGCAGCCTGGCGGCCATGACCGCCGCCATCCTGACGGCCGCCGGTTACAAGACCGGCCTGACCATCAGTCCCTATGTGGTGGATTTCCGGGAGCGGTTCCAGATCGACGGCGAGATGATCCCGCCCCGCACCCTGGCCTCGCTGACGCAGAAGGTGCTGGATGCCATCGCCGCCATCCACGAGGAGGGCGGGGAGGCCCCGGTGCAGTTTGAGGCCATCACGGCACTGGCTTTGCTGTGGTTTGCCCGCGAAAAGTGTGATCTGGTGGTGCTGGAGACTGGTCTGGGCGGCCGGTACGATGCCACCAACGTGGTGCCGCACACACTGGTGGCGGCCATCACCAAGATCGGCTATGACCATATGGAACTGCTGGGGGATACCCTGGACAAGATCGCGGCGGAAAAGGCCGGTATCATCAAGGAAGGCTGTGCGGTAGTCTGCTATCCCGACCAGCCGGCCGAGGCCATGGGTCCCATTCTGACGGCGGCGGCCGAGGCCCACACCAGCATCATCACGCCGGAGCTGGAGGATATCCGTCAGCTGCCCGGCAAAAGCCTGGAGAACCGCATCGACTACGGCGGATACCAGGCGGCCCTGGGATTCCCGGGGGCGCATCAGGCCAACCATGCCGCCATGGCGGTGGAGATCGCCCTGGCGCTCTGGCGTGAATACGGATATGAAATCTCCGACGACGCCATCATGCAGGGGCTGGAGGCTGCCCGCATGCCGGCCCGTATCGAGGTGCTGCGCCGTCATCCGCTGCTGCTTCTGGACGGCTGCCACAACCCGGACGGTACCCGCGCCCTGGCGCAGACGCTGCAGAAGGCCAAATATGACGAGAACCTGGTGGGTGTGCTGGGTATGCTGGCCGACAAGGATTATAAGCAGATGCTGGAGATCCTGGCGCCCTGTTTTGCCAAGGTGTATACCGTGACGCCGGATTGCCCGCGGGCGCTCACAGGGGAGGACCTGCAGAAGGAAGCCCGGTTCCACATGGATGCCGAAGCAGCGGGCACCGTACCGGAGGCCCTGCGCAAGGCGGTGCGCTACGCCGAGGACAACAACCTGGCGGGCGTGGTGGTCTGCGGTTCGCTGTACCTGGCGGCCGAGGCGCGGCCCTGGCTGCTCAAGGAAGCGGAAAAATAA
- a CDS encoding VanZ family protein has translation MERQKTSPWLIAFRVIFTIALLACIAYIFRNSLQTGAQSSLRSQEVMHAVNSALGRVHLGPMSEHTIRKIAHFLEFSMEGFLLMLCLRVYTAHFVRHMSWPLLVGMSTAVMDETIQLFIPNRTSMVTDIWIDMMGVVAGLLVALIILLIVRLLMAFARIESENRALREEREELRRARQEAEHERLAERAAHRAYEAQFGSGERPAAGEWDEDKEEQSE, from the coding sequence GCTCATTGCGTTCCGGGTGATTTTTACCATCGCCCTGCTGGCCTGCATTGCCTACATCTTCCGCAATTCGCTGCAGACCGGCGCGCAGTCCTCGCTGCGCAGCCAGGAGGTCATGCACGCCGTCAACAGTGCGCTGGGCAGGGTTCATCTGGGCCCCATGTCCGAGCATACCATCCGTAAGATCGCCCATTTCCTGGAATTCTCCATGGAAGGTTTTCTGCTCATGCTCTGCCTGCGGGTGTATACCGCCCACTTTGTCCGGCACATGAGCTGGCCTTTGCTGGTGGGCATGAGCACGGCGGTGATGGATGAAACCATCCAGCTGTTCATTCCCAACCGCACTTCGATGGTGACTGATATCTGGATCGACATGATGGGTGTCGTGGCAGGCCTGCTGGTGGCCCTGATCATCCTGCTGATCGTGCGGCTGCTGATGGCCTTTGCCCGGATCGAATCGGAAAACCGGGCGCTGCGGGAGGAACGGGAAGAACTGCGGCGTGCGCGCCAGGAGGCGGAGCACGAGCGTCTGGCGGAACGTGCCGCCCACCGTGCTTACGAGGCGCAGTTCGGGTCGGGAGAACGGCCTGCCGCGGGAGAATGGGATGAGGACAAGGAGGAACAGTCGGAATGA